A genomic window from Terrisporobacter glycolicus ATCC 14880 = DSM 1288 includes:
- a CDS encoding TetR/AcrR family transcriptional regulator, translating into MIKNKVSENTVDNIIEVSYKLFVEKGYEKSSIQDIINELGVSKGAIYHHFKSKEEILYAVLNREQEKNNIFLDSIISKIEGYSVKEKLTKILNKLITNNDINTTNRFLINLSNNSKVIVETIIQTVNKDSLKFYKLIQEGVEDGSLETDFPKECSELLLLLCNIWLNPVLFNRTHEETINRIKFIQFTMKQLGVDVIDDMLIKNIENNLRGISINEINK; encoded by the coding sequence ATGATTAAAAATAAAGTTTCAGAGAATACAGTTGATAATATAATAGAGGTTTCATACAAGCTTTTTGTAGAAAAGGGATATGAGAAGTCAAGCATACAAGATATTATTAACGAGCTAGGTGTATCTAAAGGTGCTATTTATCATCACTTTAAATCAAAAGAAGAAATACTGTATGCTGTTTTAAATAGAGAGCAAGAAAAGAACAATATATTTTTAGATAGTATAATTTCTAAAATAGAGGGATACAGTGTAAAAGAGAAATTAACAAAAATATTAAATAAATTAATTACTAATAATGATATTAATACAACAAATAGATTTTTAATTAATCTAAGTAATAATAGTAAGGTAATAGTAGAAACAATCATTCAAACTGTAAATAAAGATTCACTAAAGTTTTATAAGTTAATTCAAGAAGGCGTAGAAGACGGCTCACTAGAAACAGATTTTCCAAAAGAATGTTCTGAATTATTACTTCTATTATGCAATATATGGCTAAATCCAGTTTTATTTAATAGAACCCATGAAGAAACGATTAATAGAATCAAATTTATTCAATTTACTATGAAGCAATTAGGGGTAGATGTAATAGATGATATGCTAATAAAAAATATTGAAAACAATCTTAGGGGGATTAGTATAAATGAAATCAATAAATGA